One Ochotona princeps isolate mOchPri1 chromosome 7, mOchPri1.hap1, whole genome shotgun sequence genomic window carries:
- the UTP3 gene encoding something about silencing protein 10, with translation MAGRSRRRGAARWAAVQARAGRRAADEPEDGVGLPPSPGDSSYYQDEVDDFHEARSRTALAKGGNEADSGDEESEEEEEEVLALDVEEDDEEGESSGEEEEDDDGGSSVQSEAEASVDPTLSWGQRKKLYYDTDYGTKARGRRSQQEVEEEEREEEEEAQVIQRRLAQALQEDDFGVSWVEAFAKPVPHKEEAATRVTKDLAKVSVKEKLKMLRKEAPELLELIEDLKVKLTEVKDELEPLLQLVDQGTIPSGKGSQYLRTKYNLYLNYCSNISFYLMLKARRVPAHGHPVIERLATYRNLINQLATVDEKLSSEIRYLLSLKDGQSPGAKRPKAKPRPGPGSSAAAPSVPDLSDDSDLDEAALNNSQEKKDGQQLKRKKEDSAEEAGPGDQNAKRAITYQIAKNRGLTPRRKKIDRNPRVKHREKFRRAKIRRRGQVREVRTEEQRYSGELSGIRAGVKKSIKLK, from the coding sequence ATGGCCGGGCGGTCCCGGCGGCGCGGCGCGGCCCGGTGGGCGGCGGTGCAGGCCAGGGCGGGTCGCCGCGCGGCGGACGAGCCCGAGGACGGCGTGGGGCTGCCGCCCTCGCCGGGGGACTCGAGCTACTACCAAGATGAGGTAGACGACTTCCATGAGGCTCGGTCCCGGACAGCCCTGGCCAAGGGCGGGAACGAAGCGGACAGCGGGGACGAGGagagcgaggaggaggaggaggaggtgctggCCTTGGATGTGGAGGAGGACGATGAAGAAGGAGAGAgctcaggggaggaggaggaagacgatGATGGTGGGAGCTCCGTGCAGAGCGAGGCCGAGGCCTCTGTGGACCCCACTCTGTCGTGGGGTCAGAGGAAGAAACTTTACTATGACACGGACTATGGCACCAAGGCCCGGGGCCGGCGGAGCCAACAAGAagtagaggaggaagagagggaggaggaggaggaagcgcaGGTGATTCAGCGGCGCCTCGCCCAAGCCCTGCAAGAGGATGACTTTGGGGTCTCCTGGGTGGAAGCCTTTGCAAAACCAGTACCCCACAAAGAGGAGGCTGCCACGCGAGTCACGAAGGACCTGGCCAAGGTGTCCGTGAAAGAGAAGCTCAAGATGTTGCGCAAGGAGGCCCCCGAGCTCCTGGAGCTCATTGAGGACCTCAAAGTCAAGCTGACGGAGGTCAAGGACGAGCTGGAGCCGCTGCTGCAGTTGGTGGACCAAGGCACCATTCCGTCCGGGAAAGGAAGCCAGTACCTGCGGACCAAGTACAACCTCTACTTAAACTACTGCTCCAACATCAGCTTCTACTTGATGCTGAAAGCCCGGAGGGTCCCTGCGCACGGGCATCCCGTCATAGAAAGGCTAGCCACCTACCGCAACCTCATCAACCAGCTGGCGACTGTGGATGAGAAGCTGTCCTCGGAAATCCGTTACCTCCTCTCCCTTAAGGACGGACAGAGCCCAGGGGCCAAGCGGCCCAAGGCtaagcccaggcctggcccagggagcTCAGCCGCAGCCCCCTCTGTCCCAGACCTTTCTGACGACTCGGATCTTGATGAGGCTGCCCTGAACAACTCCCAGGAGAAGAAAGACGGGCAACAgctgaagagaaagaaggaagacagcGCCGAGGAAGCGGGCCCTGGGGATCAAAACGCCAAGAGAGCCATTACCTACCAGATCGCCAAAAACAGGGGACTGACCCCCAGGAGGAAGAAGATCGACCGCAATCCGAGAGTGAAGCACAGGGAGAAGTTCCGCCGAGCCAAGATCCGGAGGCGAGGCCAGGTGCGCGAGGTGCGCACGGAGGAGCAGCGCTACAGCGGGGAGCTCTCCGGCATCCGCGCGGGGGTTAAAAAGAGCATTAAGCTTAAATAA